CCGGACGGCCGAAGCGCTCCACCAGCCGGGAGGCGACGATGCCGATGACGCCGTGGTGCCAGTGGCCCTGGGCCAGCAGCAGGAAGGCGGGCCGTCGTGGACCGTCGGCCTCCAGCAGGGCCAGGGCCTCCGCCTCGATCGCGCTGCAGAGTTCGCGTCGCTGGCGATTGAGGGCTTCGCAGGAGCGGGCCAGCTCCAGGGCCCGCTCGGGATCCTCGGTCGTCAGCAGGTCCACCACCAGCTGGGGGTCCCCCAGTCGGCCGACGGCGTTGATGCGCGGGGCCAGCTGGAAGCCCACCGCCTCCGCATCGACCCGGTGCTTCTCCAGACCCGCCAGCTGCTGCAGGGCCTGCAGTCCGGGCAGGGGGCTGCGGCCCAGCAGGGGCAGGCCATCGAGCAGCCAGCGGCGGTTCACCCCCTCCAGGGGGGCCATGTCGGCGATGGTGCCGATGCAGAACAGGTTGAGGGCGATCTCCAGCCCGTGGCGGTGCCGCAGCCGCCGGCAGAGGGCGGTGGCCAGCACGTGGGCCAGCCCCACCCCCGCCAGACCCCGGTAGGGGGAGCCCTCCGGGGTGACGGCCGGGTGCAGCAGGGCCAGGTGCGGCGGCAGCTGGGGGGGCAGGGTGTGGTGGTCGGTGAGGATCACCTCCACCTCCAGGGCGGCGGCGCGCTCCAGGGCCTCGATGGCGGCCACGCCGTTGTCCACCGTGATCAGCAGCCGCACCCCCTCGGCCGCCAGCCGCTCCACCATGGCGGCGTTGAGGCCGTAGCCGTCGTCCATGCGGCTGGGGATGGCCGCCTGCGGGAGGGCGCCGAGCCGCTGGAGAACCCCCACCAGCAGGGCGGTGCTGGTCATGCCATCGGCGTCGTAGTCGCCGCAGATCGCCACCGCCTCAGCCCTCTGGCAGCCGCGCACCAGCCGCTCGACCGCCACCGCCAGGCCGGGGAAATGGGCCTCCGGGTCGGGGGCCGCCTCGGGATCGAGCAGGCGGCGGACCGCCTCCGTCGTCAGCAGGCCGCGACGCCTCAGCAGGGCCAGCAGCTCAGCGGGAAGGTCCGTGTCCACAGTCCCGGCCGCTTCGGCGGGGCCGTCGCCACCGAAGGGGGAGGGCAGCAGCCAGCGTCGCTCGTCGGCGGCAGGGAGCAACGAGGGGCAGGCAAGGCTTCCGCATTGTGGAAGGCGGGGCTGCGGGGCGCACCCCGTAGCCTTGTTCCGGACACAAGCACGGCGCCCCATGGCCCCGGCCCTGTCGGCCCTGCTCTGGGACGTGGACGGCACCCTGGCCGAGACGGAGTTCGAGGGCCACCGGGTGGCTTTCAACCGTAGTTTCGAGGCGGCCGGACTGCCATGGCGCTGGGACCGGCCCACCTACGGGCGGCTGCTGGCGGTGGGCGGCGGCCACGAGCGGATCACCGCCTTCCTGGAGCAGGTGGAGGGCCGCACGCCTGAGCGGGGGAGGGTGGAGGAGCTGCAGCGGCGCAAGCAGGCCTTCTACGCCGCACTGGTGCGGGAGGGCGGCCTGGCCCTGCGGCCCGGGGTGGCCCGGCTGGTGGAGGAGGCGGCGGCGGCGGGCCTGCGGCAGGCGATCGTCACCACCAGCGGCCGCAGCGCGGTGCAGGCCCTGCTGGAGGGCGCCCCGTCGGCGCTGGGCCGGGCCTTCGCGTTCTGGGTCTGCGGCGATGACGTGGCCCGCAAGAAGCCGGATCCGGAGGCCTACCGGCTGGCGCTGCGGCAGCTGGGCGTGATGGAGGGCACGAAGGTGGGCGGCGTCCTGGTGCTGGAGGACTCCCCGGCCGGGCTGGCGGCGGCCACCGGCGCCGGGCTGCCCTGCCTGGTCTGCCTGAGCACGGCAACGCGGGAGGAGCCGGCCAGCCGCTTCAGCGCCGCCCGGGCCGTCATCGAGAGCCTCGAGGTCCCCGGGGGCATGGTCAGCTTGCGCCGGGGCCCACCTTGCCCCGGAAGCCAGGTGACGCTGTCGTGGCTGGAGCGCCTGCTGGACACGCCATGACCCGCCTCCCCGTGCAGCGCACCCGTTTCCAGGGGCTGGTGAGCCGGCTGGGGAACCGGGTGGCTGGCGTGGCGAGGCGCAGCTGGCGGGCCGGCAGCCTGGCCGCCCTGGCGCTGCTGCTGGGTTTCTTCGCTGGCCAGAACCTCACCAGCCTGCTGCTGTTCACCACCCCGGGGGGCCGCCCGGCGGTGGTGCTCGGCCTGCTGCTCACCTTTGAGACCCTGGTGCGGCTGCGGACCCGCCTGGTGGGCGCCGAACCTTCCCTGGCCTGGGTGCTGGTGGACAACCTGCGCATCGGCGCCACCTACGCCATCGTGCTCGAGGCCTTCAAGGTGGGGACCTGAGCGGGTGGTGCCACCAGAGCCCACGCTGCCCTCAGAGCCTGCCCCGGACGCCTGGGACAGGCGGCTGGCGCAGGCGGAGGATCTGGGCCCGGTGCACCCCAGCCTGCTGCGGCTCCTGGCCCTGCCGATGCTGCGGCGGCTGGAGGACAGCCTGCGCGGCGGAGCGGCCAGCCGCCGTCCCCTGCTGGCCCTGAACGGGCCGGTGGGAGCCGGCAAGACCAGCCTCGGCCGGGCCCTGGAACGGCTCGCGGTCCTCGGTGGCCTGCGGCTGGCGGTGGTTTCGATTGACGACCTCTACCTGCCGGCCCCCGAACGGCGCGCGCTGCTGGCGGGCAACCCCTTCGGAGTGAGCCGGGTCCCGCCCGGCAGCCACGACCTGCCCCTGCTGATGGGGGCTTTGGCCAGCTGGCGGGCCGGGGGGACCCTGCGGCTGCCCCGGTTCGACAAGACCCTGGCCGGCGGGGACGGCGAGCGGAACGGCTGGCGGGAGGAGCCCGCCGAAGCGCTGGTGATCGAAGGCTGGCTGATGGGCTGCCGGGCCCTCGGCTCCCAGGCCCTGGAGGAGC
This genomic stretch from Cyanobium gracile PCC 6307 harbors:
- the recJ gene encoding single-stranded-DNA-specific exonuclease RecJ produces the protein MLPAADERRWLLPSPFGGDGPAEAAGTVDTDLPAELLALLRRRGLLTTEAVRRLLDPEAAPDPEAHFPGLAVAVERLVRGCQRAEAVAICGDYDADGMTSTALLVGVLQRLGALPQAAIPSRMDDGYGLNAAMVERLAAEGVRLLITVDNGVAAIEALERAAALEVEVILTDHHTLPPQLPPHLALLHPAVTPEGSPYRGLAGVGLAHVLATALCRRLRHRHGLEIALNLFCIGTIADMAPLEGVNRRWLLDGLPLLGRSPLPGLQALQQLAGLEKHRVDAEAVGFQLAPRINAVGRLGDPQLVVDLLTTEDPERALELARSCEALNRQRRELCSAIEAEALALLEADGPRRPAFLLLAQGHWHHGVIGIVASRLVERFGRPVALLAGEGGGRLRASVRAPKGFAVDAALTACAELLERHGGHPAAGGFTVRAENVAALQERLDALAGRWLEAAGDGRTVEPEALLRLDRIDREFWRQLQRLAPFGIGHPTPLFWSSRCQVVEQKLLRGGHLQLQLAQGEARLRAIGWRWQGPEQWQGPVDVAYRLRRDDWQGVERFQLELEAIRCSGGDTVVLQRRNRTYWCRRQGDSLVIRNAAGEELRSAFPADGADPAALVDPPHPYVQGLMREAAMALGMVEG
- a CDS encoding HAD-IA family hydrolase, whose translation is MAPALSALLWDVDGTLAETEFEGHRVAFNRSFEAAGLPWRWDRPTYGRLLAVGGGHERITAFLEQVEGRTPERGRVEELQRRKQAFYAALVREGGLALRPGVARLVEEAAAAGLRQAIVTTSGRSAVQALLEGAPSALGRAFAFWVCGDDVARKKPDPEAYRLALRQLGVMEGTKVGGVLVLEDSPAGLAAATGAGLPCLVCLSTATREEPASRFSAARAVIESLEVPGGMVSLRRGPPCPGSQVTLSWLERLLDTP
- a CDS encoding DUF565 domain-containing protein; translated protein: MTRLPVQRTRFQGLVSRLGNRVAGVARRSWRAGSLAALALLLGFFAGQNLTSLLLFTTPGGRPAVVLGLLLTFETLVRLRTRLVGAEPSLAWVLVDNLRIGATYAIVLEAFKVGT
- a CDS encoding phosphoribulokinase; translation: MPPEPTLPSEPAPDAWDRRLAQAEDLGPVHPSLLRLLALPMLRRLEDSLRGGAASRRPLLALNGPVGAGKTSLGRALERLAVLGGLRLAVVSIDDLYLPAPERRALLAGNPFGVSRVPPGSHDLPLLMGALASWRAGGTLRLPRFDKTLAGGDGERNGWREEPAEALVIEGWLMGCRALGSQALEERLRSDTGLEALSKPERRWLPRWDEHLEAYDGLWSACDGLWLLRPNTWRLPRRWRFQAEARQRRAGGGWLNGRQLEALVRATLHSLPPALYQDPLLGRTGSGIPLEGGALLDGRRRAHPLGVQLSSPASASSAIG